The proteins below are encoded in one region of Polypterus senegalus isolate Bchr_013 chromosome 2, ASM1683550v1, whole genome shotgun sequence:
- the LOC120523824 gene encoding uncharacterized protein LOC120523824 isoform X3 encodes MIWDVGSWSLSWEHGCEDGVFPHWHTSSLQGTLAHTYTPVMLCQCIRRKDRYPGWHNRRFHTWPGGHNGRTRRMDSPEAGRSPTQHVAVFLRAKPDWDTHRVGWEMESGNTTLSYTAGSVQDISTRMDLSHRHDDELLEDTSLPVQTSPASFVSTFI; translated from the exons ggatgtggggagctggagcctgtcTTGGGAACATGGATGCGAAGATGGAGTCTTTCCTCACTGGCACACCAGTTCACTACAAGGCACACTTGCACATACCTATACTCCAGTCATGCTATGCCAGTGCAtcag GAGGAAGGACAGGTATCCTGGTTGGCATAACAGAAGGTTtcatacctggccaggaggccataatggaaggaccaggagaatgGACTCGCCAGAAGCAGGTCGTTCCCCCACACAGCATGTGGCAGTATTTCTTAGGGCTAAACCTGATTGGGACACCCACAGGGTTGGATGGGAAATGGAGTCTGGAAACACAACCCTGTCTTACACAGCTGGTTCTGTTCAAGATATTTCAACAAGAATGGATCTGTCTCATAG ACATGATGACGAATTACTGGAAgacacatcacttcctgtccaaaCAAGTCCTGCCTCTTTCGTCTCCACCTTTATTTAA
- the LOC120523824 gene encoding uncharacterized protein LOC120523824 isoform X1 has protein sequence MIWDVGSWSLSWEHGCEDGVFPHWHTSSLQGTLAHTYTPVMLCQCIRSGCYYHKAIFNYNTLHSIFFGCPGGRTGILVGITEGFIPGQEAIMEGPGEWTRQKQVVPPHSMWQYFLGLNLIGTPTGLDGKWSLETQPCLTQLVLFKIFQQEWICLIDMMTNYWKTHHFLSKQVLPLSSPPLFKEREPASERHNSFSEPTFFQDSL, from the exons ggatgtggggagctggagcctgtcTTGGGAACATGGATGCGAAGATGGAGTCTTTCCTCACTGGCACACCAGTTCACTACAAGGCACACTTGCACATACCTATACTCCAGTCATGCTATGCCAGTGCAtcaggtcag GCTGTTACTATCATAAAGCAATTTTCAATTATAACACATTACATAGTATCTTCTTTGGGTGCCCAGGAGGAAGGACAGGTATCCTGGTTGGCATAACAGAAGGTTtcatacctggccaggaggccataatggaaggaccaggagaatgGACTCGCCAGAAGCAGGTCGTTCCCCCACACAGCATGTGGCAGTATTTCTTAGGGCTAAACCTGATTGGGACACCCACAGGGTTGGATGGGAAATGGAGTCTGGAAACACAACCCTGTCTTACACAGCTGGTTCTGTTCAAGATATTTCAACAAGAATGGATCTGTCTCATAG ACATGATGACGAATTACTGGAAgacacatcacttcctgtccaaaCAAGTCCTGCCTCTTTCGTCTCCACCTTTATTTAAAGAGAGAGAACCCGCGTCTGAGAGACACAACTCCTTTTCAGAACCAACCTTTTTTCAGGACAGTTTGTGA
- the LOC120523824 gene encoding uncharacterized protein LOC120523824 isoform X4: MLKGGRTGILVGITEGFIPGQEAIMEGPGEWTRQKQVVPPHSMWQYFLGLNLIGTPTGLDGKWSLETQPCLTQLVLFKIFQQEWICLIDMMTNYWKTHHFLSKQVLPLSSPPLFKEREPASERHNSFSEPTFFQDSL; the protein is encoded by the exons GAGGAAGGACAGGTATCCTGGTTGGCATAACAGAAGGTTtcatacctggccaggaggccataatggaaggaccaggagaatgGACTCGCCAGAAGCAGGTCGTTCCCCCACACAGCATGTGGCAGTATTTCTTAGGGCTAAACCTGATTGGGACACCCACAGGGTTGGATGGGAAATGGAGTCTGGAAACACAACCCTGTCTTACACAGCTGGTTCTGTTCAAGATATTTCAACAAGAATGGATCTGTCTCATAG ACATGATGACGAATTACTGGAAgacacatcacttcctgtccaaaCAAGTCCTGCCTCTTTCGTCTCCACCTTTATTTAAAGAGAGAGAACCCGCGTCTGAGAGACACAACTCCTTTTCAGAACCAACCTTTTTTCAGGACAGTTTGTGA